The Mucilaginibacter terrae region AATTTGCCTAACCTTGCGGCTGTTAATCAAGGCTTTGAGTTCTTCAATACCTTTGCCGGCATTGGCTGCCAGCTTTTCGAGGCCGCTTAGGGTTTTGCTGTAATAAGATTCCTGTTTTTGTTGTTTGCTTAAACGGCTTTCAATGGCGTTCAGCAATTCAACATCATCAAATGGTTTGGTGAGGTAATCATCGGCACCCATTTCCATGCCTTTTCTAAAGTCAACCCGTTCGGCCTTGGCGGTTAAAAATATAAATGGAATAGCGTACGTTGCCGGGTTTTTGCTCAGCATGTATAATACGCCGTAGCCATCTAATTCGGGCATCATAATATCACAAAGTATTAAATCGGGTATTTGCTGTATGGCTACATCTACACCAATTTTGCCATGCGCCGCCTGCAATACCTTAAAGCCCGATAGCTCAAGTATTTCGGCTGTACTTTCACGTATGTCGTTGTTGTCTTCGATGATTAAAATGGTCTTCATTTTATAAATTAAATGATAAGGTAAATGCCGTGCCCTCGTTTACCTGACTCCTGAACTGAATTTGTCCGTTCATTAAGCCCACGTATCTGGTAACAATGTTTAAGCCCAAACCCGTTCCCGGAATATTGCCTGTATTGTGCGCCCTGAAAAATGCCTCGAACAAGTGTTTTTGGTCGGTTTCAGGAATTCCTATGCCATTGTCTTTTATGATGATGCTGAGTTTGGTTTCAGTAACCTCGGTGTTGAACTCGATAAAGCTGTTTTCGCCCGAGTATTTAATGGCGTTACCAATGAGGTTGATGATACAATTTTTAAGCAACGATTGGTCGAGATTTACGATGTTGCCCGTACCGCTGTGCTCATAAATAATCATTTGGTTTTGCTTGGCTATAAGCTGCATTTCCTCGGTAATTTCTTCGGCAAACTTTACAATATCAAAGGTGGTATACAACGGCTCAACTTTACCCGCTTCCAGTTTTTCGAGCGATAGGAAATCGTTCAGTATTCCGGTTAAATTACCTACCGAATTTTTGATTTTACCCACATGTTTGGTAATATTCGGGTTATCAAATTGCTGCGCGTATTTTTCAATAAGTGAAGCCGATAACTGTATGGAACTTAACGGTGTACGGAACTCATGTGAAGCCATAGATACAAAACGGCTTTTGAGCTGGCTTAGCTCTTTTTCCTTCTCGAGCGACTGGCTTACTTCTTCCTTGGCCGTTTGTAATGCTTTCAGGCTTTCTTTGAGTGACAGGGTGCGTTCTTCTACCTCATCCTCCAGGTGGGTGGCGTATTCCTTAAGGCGCTCTTCGGCTTCTTTTTCGCGGCTTAGATCATGTATAAAGCCGGTATATATTTTACGCCCCGAATATTGCACCTCGCTTACACCCAGCCTGAACGGAAACACAGTGCCATCTTTGCGCAAGCCTTTCACCTCGCGACCTATGCCTATGATATGTGCCCTGCCCGTTTGCTGATAGCGATTTATATATTCATCGTGGTGCTGCTTATCGGGCGGGGGCATTAAGCTGGATACATTTTTACCAACCACCTCATCGGGGGCATAGCCAAACAGTTTACAAGCCGATGGATTAATGCTCTCAATATTACCGCGTTCATCAATGGTAATTATACCATCAATGGCGTTATCAATTATAGCGGTTAGCAGGGCGGCATTTTCCATGTAGGGATATGAATGTGACACAAATCAAATATCCAAACCTAAAAAATTATACCGAATGATAGCCATCAAAGTAAAATATGACCGGCATCACTTTTTTATTTAGTTGTTTAATTAGCAGCCGCCAGGTTTTTAGCATCGTTACTGATAACCGGCCACCCGTTTTGCCAGTCAATTTTATTGATGATGAGTTTGGATTTGCCTTTATCGGCTGCATCGTAACCATGATATACAAGGTAATCGTTTCCATCGGCACTGCACACACCGTTATGGCCTACGCCGTACCAATCTTTATTTCCCTTGCGCACAACGGTACCGCCGCCTCTGTCCATGCGTTGGCCGTTATTATCCAAATAGGGGCCTCGCACGTTTTTACACCGGGCAACGATCATTTTATAGGTGCTTTTGGGGCCTTTGCAGCAATAGTCGATTGAGGCAAACAAGTAGTAGTAGTTATCCTTCTTAAATATAAAAGGTGCTTCAATGGCATTGCCCCCGGCATCGCGCGGGTTATCATCAATAGCCGGCGCATTAAACCGTGAGCCATCATCCTTTACACGGGTAGCCACGGTTCTTAACTTGTCTGAATGTTTAGCCACCGATAGACGGTCTTTATTGAGCTTTACAATTTTCAATCCGCCCCAAAAAGAACCGAACGTAAGATAAGGCGTTTCGTTTTTCCCTTCGGCGAGGTTAGGGTCTATGGCGTTCCAATTGGTTTTGCCGGGAATGGATTGGATGAGTTTACCATGGTCGGTCCATTTAAAAGCAGGGCTTTCGGTGTTTAAGGTTGGATTAGTAGCCACACCAATGCAAGACGTGTTTTTGCCAAAGGCCGATACCGAATAATAGAGGTAGTATAAGCCGTTATGGTACGAAATATCAGGTGCCCAAATGTGACCTTTAAATCCGGGCACGGCCTCAACAGCCCATTGCTGCGGGGTGGCAAATACCGGCTTTTCCTGTTTCCAATGCACCATATCTGCCGACGACCAGGAGGCTATGCCCATGCCTGTGCAAAACAGATAAAATACCGAATCCTGCTTGATCATCACAGGATCGTGTACACTAATATTGGTACGTAGTTGTGTTTGTGCAAAGATTGATATTGAAGTAAATAACAAGGTAACAATCAATAATATATTTTTCATAATAAGATGGTTAAGCTAAAACTTACCAGTCCAGTTTTAGTAACGAAACACCCTGACGCGGAAGCTCAATATTCACATCAATTTTATTGTTTGTACCAACACTTAGCTTCTTAGGGGCACCCATTGTAGCCAATTGGCCAGCCTTTTCGAGTTGAGCTATTTGTGCAGCGGTAGGCTTTTGCGGTGAACCCATTTTTTTCCAAACCTCGTACGAGTTGCTGTGCTTATCATCAATGCGGTAATGGGTTAAAGTAACCGTTTTAGCAGGTATATTATTAATGGTAACAGCAACCGGTTCGGCCGGTCCTTGCTTATCATCATCGTGATAGTTCCAAATCATTACCCCTGCAGAACGCTCATTTTTGGAGGCCAATACACCAATATCGGTTTGTGGTCCGCGTATGCTCGAATCCATTACGGTTTTAAGCGGGTACATGCGGTTGCTGGTAGCTTCTACACGGTTGCCACCCATTTTGCCAAACATCCTGAATACGTTAAGTACCGGCTTATCTACACCATTGGTAGCCAAATCACGAAATCCATAAAACCAGGGCTGGTTTTCAAACTCAAATGACCATGACACCGCTCCTTTAAAATTTATAGCATATTGATCTTCAAGCTCATATTTGCGCGCAAATGTAGCCGCGGTATAGCTCGAATACATGGTACCGTTACGGTAAGCGTTAGACGGGTTAGTAGCCATGCCGCAAGCTGCACAGCCTTCCGGGTCCGATTCGCCTATGATTAAAGGGATGTTTTTAGTTTGAGGGTATGATGCTGCAATTTTAAACCCGGTAGCAATATCGCGCAGTTGCGGCGACGCATTCATCTGCACCATGTTGCCCACCAACTTAGGATTTCCCTTGGCGTGAAAAGCAAGTAAATCAAGCGGAGAACCAATTTTACTGGTGGCGTAATTTGTATCGGTAAGGCAATGCTTAATAAAAGCATTAGTCCATTGCTGTGCACCACGGCTTGATGTGCCTGCTATATTAATGCCGCCAATTTTTGCGGTTGGCAGTGCGCGTTTAACACCATCGGCAGCATAGTCGTACAATTTAAAAAACTCCTGTTGGGTGCCTTTCCAGTAGTGGCCGTTGGGTTCGTTCCAAACCTCCCAGTACCAGCTTTCTACTTCTTTTTTGCCATAGCGTGCAATACTGTGTTTTACCCACTCGTAAGCCAAATTACCCCACTTTTTATAATCTTTAGGTGGGTAGGCCCAGCCGGTAATTATGTCGGTATATGGGTCGCCGGGTTTCCAGTAATGGCGGTAAGGTTCGGGGTGGGTTGACAGGGCCTGGGGCATAAATCCAATTTGTGCAAAGGGTTTCATACCTCGTTTTACATAGGTATCAAATATGCTGTCAACCAAACGCCAGTTGTAAACCGGATTGCCGTTGGCATCTTCTGTATATGCATTGGTCGATCCCCATTTCAGGGCAGCCTCACCATCGCCAGTTACCAATAAACTATGCGTGCGAACATAAACCGGCACCGGGCTCAATTTTGCAATTTCGGAGAGCAGCTTTTTACCGTCTTTCATATAAGTATAATTAGGCTCATCGTACCCAAACCAGGCCCAAACTGGTTTCATTGGGGCTTTAGTTTTAGCCAGATTTACCTCAATACGTGCCGGAGTTTGCGCAAAACTGGTGGTAGCCCAAAGTAAAGCGCCTATAAACAGCTTTGCTGCCTTAGTTAGTTTAAGCATAGGTTATTACAGGTTTATTTAGTGTCAGAATGACGATTAAAGGTAGGTAATTATATCAGTATACAAAATATTGCTGGCTAATATTATATCAAACCTTGCTTATATACTATAAAGGCCCAACACCATTAAAAACCATTTTTACATTTCAATATTTAACGGATAGTAATAGCTTTGCTTCATTAGCAAACTAACCTTCCTAAAATAAATAAATGTCTGAGCAAGATCAATTACAACTTCCCCCGGTAATATTAGGCACCAGTGGCCTTGGTAACTTATATATAGCACTACCTTACGAGGTAAAGCTTGATATTGTGCGCCAGTTTGTGCTGCATAGTGCCAAACCTGCCGTGTTAGATTCGGCCGGTAAATACGGTGCCGGTTTGGCACTTGAGTCGATAGGGCAGTGCCTTAAAGATTTAAACGTTAATCCCGATGATATCATTATCAGTAATAAACTGGGCTGGTTACGCACCCCGTTAACCACACCCGAGCCAACTTTTGAGCCCGGCGTTTGGGTTGACCTTGAGTACGATGCTGTTCAAAATATAAGCTATAAAGGAATTTTAGAATGCTACAACCAGGGCAATGAGTTGCTGGGCAATTACGAAGCTCAATTTGTTTCGGTGCATGACCCGGATGAGTATCTTAGCGCAGCAACCAATGGAGAGGATAAAACCAAACGCTACCAGGATATATTAGATGCTTACCGGGCGCTACTTGAGTTGAAAGCAGAAGGTAAGGTAAAATCGGTAGGTGTGGGCGCTAAGGATTGGCACAGCATTAAGCAAATTACTAATGATGTAAAGCTGGACTGGGTAATGATAGCCAACAGCATGACCGTGCATAGCCATCCTGAAGATTTACTGGTGTTTATGCAGGAGCTTGAGCAAAAAGGCGTTCTCATTATTAATTCTGCCGTGTTTAACGGCGGCTTTTTAACCGGCGGCGATTACTATAATTATCACTTAATTGATAAAGAAAGTACAGAGGGCACAGCCTTATATAACTGGAGAGACCGTTTTTATGAACTATGCAAAAAACACAGCATTGAGCCAGCCGCCGCATGCGTTCAATTTGGCTTGGCAGCACCCGGCGTAAAAAGTGTAGCACTAAGCACCAGTAGCGCAAAGAGGGTAGAATCAAACCTGCAATTGTCTAAAACCAGCGTTCCTGCTGAGTTTTGGGATATTATGCATGGCGAAGGATTAATAACCGACGAAGGTTTGAGTTTAGTTAAATAATCAATTCTACATATAATTACTACAAATGAAACTGATAAGATTTGGTAATGAGGGCCAGGAAAAACCCGGCGTTTTAATTTATGATAAACGTTATGATGTTTCGGGCTTTATTCCTGATTATAATGAAACGTTTTTTGAAACCGGCGGCCTGGAAAAGTTAAAAGCCATTGTTGAAGAACATGGTACCAATTTGCCGGTTGTAGCCGATGATGAGCGCTTAGGCAGCCCCGTTGCCCGTCCATCTAAAATATTATGTATTGGTCTGAACTACGCCGATCACGCTAAAGAAACCAATGCACCTATACCGCCGGAGCCGGTTATTTTCATGAAAAGCACTACCGCTTTAACCGGTCCTAATGATAATGTAGTTATCCCTAAAAATTCTGTAAAAACCGATTGGGAAGTGGAACTGGCTTTTGTAATTGGCAAAAAAGCCAGTTATGTAGATGAAGCTGATGCAGCAAGCTACGTAGCAGGTTATGTATTGCATAATGATGTATCGGAACGCGAGTTTCAGTTGGAGCGTAACGGCACTTGGGACAAAGGTAAAGGTTGCGATACCTTTGCACCGCTTGGTCCGTTTTTAGCTACAGCCGATGAAATTGCCGACGATAATAACCTTAACCTTTGGTTAGATGTAAATGGCAAACGTATGCAAACTGGTAATACCCAAACGTTTATCTTTAAAATACCGTTCCTAATTTCATATGTAAGCCAGTTTATGACTCTGTTACCAGGCGATGTAATTTCGACAGGTACGCCTGCTGGTGTGGGCCTTGGCTTTAACCCGCCGGTATACCTTAAACCAGGCGATGTTATCGACTTAGGCATTGATGGTTTAGGTACTCAAAGACAAGTGGTAAAAGCTTACGGAGAGTAATTTTTGCTATATAACAACAAAGGCTGTTTCTATATAATAAACAGCCTTTGTTGTTTAAATGAATGGCCTATTAAACCGCCAGCACCTTCACCTCAATATTTCCCCTAACGGCTTTACTATACGGGCATGCACGGTGTGCTTTATCAGCCAGTTGTTGTGTTTCATCCAAACTCATACCGGGTATGTGTACATGTAATTCGGCCGATAGCGCATAAGCGTTATCATCTTTATTAAAGCTTACATGCACTTCGGCCGTTGCTTCACTTACATCAATATTATCTTTTTTGGCTACACTGCCTAAGGCTCCTAAATAGCACGCACCGTATGCACCGGCAAATAATTGCTCGGGGTTAGTGTAAGCACCACTTTCGCCGCCCATTTCCTTGGGTTTGCGCAGGTCGAGATCAATAACTCCGTCTGACGATTTGATATGGCCGTCGCGGCCACCTTTGGCTGTTACTACAGCCGTGTATACTTTCTCCATGGTATATGCTCTTTTTAAAAAACTAACCAATTACAGGTGGTAAAGTTTTATTTGTAATTAAAACAAAATACTAAAATTATTAGTATTTTTGATTTGATATGAATGAGGAAAGGATAACCGAAAAGTTGAATATACTGGCCGATGCCGCCAAATACGATGTATCTTGTGCATCGAGCGGGAGCAAACGCAAGAATGAAAATAAAGGTTTAGGTAATGCCAGCAACGGTATTTGTCATACTTATACAGAGGATGGGCGGTGTGTGTCATTACTTAAAATATTGCTAACCAATCATTGCATTTTCGATTGCGCTTATTGTGTGTCGCGCAGCAGTAATGATATTAAGCGGGCTGCTTTCACCGTGCAGGAAGTGGTTGATTTGACCATCAATTTTTACCGCCGCAACTATATTGAGGGTTTATTTTTGAGTTCGGGTATTTTTAAGGATGCCGATTTTACCATGGAACGGCTGGTACGGGTGGCTAAAAAATTACGCACCGAACATAAGTTCAATGGCTATATCCATTTAAAAACCATACCTGGTGCAAGCGATGAGTTAATGCGTGAAGCCGGACTTTATGCCGATCGCTTGAGCGTAAACCTCGAAATGCCAACAGAAGAAGGCTTAAAACTGCTTGCCCCCGAAAAGAACCGGAAAGACATGATCCAGCCCATGGGGTTCCTCAAAAACGAAATTATACTACGTAAAGAGGAAAAAGCTTTATTTAAAAAAGCGCCAACGTTTGCCCCGGCCGGGCAAAGTACGCAGGTTATTATAGGTGCCACGCCCGAAACCGACGCACAGGTTTTACAAACGGCCAATCACTTTTATAAAAACTTTAATATGAAGCGGGTTTATTATTCGGGCTATGTACCGGTAATGAGTGATAAACGCTTGCCCGCTTTGCATACCAGCGTACCCATGGTGCGCGAAAACCGCCTTTATCAGGCCGATTGGCTGATGCGTTTTTATGGTTTTAAAGTAAACGAAATAGTTGACGGGCAAAACCCGCATCTGGATCTGGACATTGATCCTAAACTGAGCTGGGGTTTGCGTAACCTGCATGTTTTTCCTATTGATATTAATAAGGCCGACCTGCAATTAATTTTAAGAGTGCCGGGCATTGGGCTGCAATCGGCACAAAAAATTGTGAGCGCGCGGCAATACGGTAAACTCAACTGGGATCAGTTGCAAAAAATTGGGGTGGCATTAAATAGGGCCAAGTATTTTATTACCTGCAATAGTCCAAAGTTTGAGCAGCGCGATTTAACAGGTACGGCTATTAAGCAATATATATTGTCGCAATCGCAAAGTAAATATTTAAAGAGTTCGGTAACGCAGTTGAATTTATTTTGATGCGCACCTCGGTCCCTTAAAGAGCAGTAGCTGTAAATTGGGGGTTAGTATTGTTACCAGCGGCAGTGCAGTTTGCGTTAGGGATAGTAGCGTAAAGCCCGGAACGCAGCATAGCGGAGTGAGGACTTGCAGCGGATAGCCCGGGCCGGAGGTAACGCCCAAGGTGGTTAATAGTGAGTAGTTGATTTGGTTGGATAGTTAACAATCATCCTCTTATTTCTAAAAGAGTCAATCATATACTCTCAGAAAAGCCAACTGCTGTGAAAAAATTCGGGAGCACTTGAAATTACTGGAGTGAGACAGATTAAAAGGATAAGAGAAACAAAGTATGGGCTTTGCAAATAGAAAAGATAAATAAGATGACCACGCTGGTGTACGACGGAACGTTTGAGGGGTTGCTTACGGCCGTGTTCGAGATTTACGAACGCAGGCTGCTGCATGTTAAAATTCAAAAAGGAGAGTGGTTAAGCACGGCTCTGTTTGAAGATGTAATAAAGGTAATTACCGATAATAAACGTGCAGGGCGGGTGTTGCAGGGTTTGCAGCAAAAGCTATCGGCAGGAGCAATGCAACGCTTGTATGCTGCCCATATGGCCGGTATAGAAAATGAGGATATTATGCTGGTAGGCTATATCAGGTATGTATTTGATTCGAAGCAGAATGTGGAAGAAGATTATGGGAATAAGTACGTGCTGCGCCTTTCGGAAATGATAAGAATGGTACGGCGCGAGAAGCACCGGATGGAGGCATTTGTACGTTTTCAAAAACTGCAGGATGGCATATTTTACGCGGCCATTGAACCCGATTTTAATGTATTGCCGCTGCTGGGCAAGCATTTTAAAAACCGTTATGCCGATCAGAAATGGATTATATATGACATGCGCCGCAATTATGGCTTGTATTATGATTTACACAACCTCGAATTTATATCGCTCGATTTTGCCACCGGCCGGCCCGATAATGTGATCTCAACCTATACCGAGGATGAAGGGTTGTACCAAAACCTTTGGAAGAACTATTTTAAAAGCGCAAATATTCCGGCGCGTAAAAACACTAAGCTTCACATGCGGCATGTGCCGAAACGTTACTGGCGTTTTTTAACAGAGAAGATTTAATCAAACATTAAAAAATAAATGTCATTATGGAAAACATGTATCAATCATTAATAATTCTGGATTACTTTTCATGGATTTTAATACGTAAAGCTGAGATTATTTATACTAAATCCTTCACTATTTATGATAAACATAAGAAGATTTGGGATGATGACAATTATCACATGCTTTCGCACTCATGTATACTTAATACTTGCTCATTTTTAGAAGAATACAATAATAATTTCGGGGTAAAATCAGAGTCGCAATATCATGATAGAATTCTCTTAGCTAAAAAAATTTCCTCTCCATAAGTGAAAGCTATTAAAATGTGGCCTGGCTTTAACAGTAATAGAAACTTAATAGCACATACGCTAAGAGACAGAGCTGGACAATATGCTTACCTTGATCCTGATCATGAAAAAAGATATATGACTCCCAATGGTGGGATGCAATGGTTATTCATAAGGGATTGCATGATTGGTATAAAAAATATTTTAAATGGTGAGTTTAAACCTGAATTAGAGCAAGCTGTTAAAGAAATTGCAACAAAAATAGATTATAAAGCAAAAGAACCTGAAGTGGTAAGTGGAAATGATTTTGTGAAAACTTTTGCAATGATTGCCAATCAATCTGCAAAAATTGCCCGTGATCATGGGAAAATTTATAATTTAAACATTCCTGATTTTTATGATAACAACAAACCCGCTGTACATTTTGGAATGATGGATAGCTATTAATTATACAAATTTCCATGCCGTGTACGCTTAAATAAATATCTTAGCATGTTTAGTATTAATTCTTCTATCAATTGATACCAACCAAACTACTGATACATGAACAGAGAACTGTTAACCGAGCTTGAAAAAGCTCTTGAAATAACTCCTGATAATATTATTTTGCGTAAACAGGTTGCTAAAGGCTACTTTGCTATTAATGATTTTGAGAGGGCCAAAGAGCACCTCAATCTTGTGCTTAACTATGAGCCAACCGATGAGAATAAGCTGCTTTTAGCTAAGTGCTACCTAAAGTTAAAACATTATACTCCTGGTATTATTATTTGCGAAGAATTGCTGCCCAACAATGACAATGCCGAATTATTAACCGTATACCTACAATTGTTAATTGATTCGGGGCATACCGAGGATGCCATAGCGCAATATCAGGCCTTTATGGTTAAATACCCCAATTGGCACGATACTGATATTGAACGCCAGTTGAAAATACCATCGTTTGAAATGCCCGACGATGACGATTACAATGCTTTTATTGAAAAGCCCGACATCAATTTTAGTCACATAGGTGGTATGGATGAGATCAAAGACGATATTCGTATCAAGATCATCGAACCTTTGGCTAACCCCGAACTGTTTAAGGCCTTTGGTAAAAAAGCTGGCGGCGGTATATTGATGTATGGTCCGCCGGGATGTGGTAAAACTTACTTATCAAGGGCTACTGCGGGCGAAATATCGTCGAAGTTTATGAACATAGGCATTGAAGAAGTGCTGGATATGTGGGTAGGTAACAGCGAAAAAAACCTGCACGAAAAGTTTGAGATAGCCCGGCAGAACAATCCATGTGTAATGTTTTTTGATGAGATTGATGCCTTGGGCAGTAAGCGCAGCGACTTGCGCCAATCGGCCGGGCGAAACCTTATCAACCAGTTTTTACAAGAGATGGACGGCATTGACAGTAAGAATGAAGGCGTACTGATACTGGGTGCAACTAATTCGCCCTGGCATATCGATTCGGCTTTTTTGAGACCGGGCCGCTTTGACCGTATCATATTTGTACCACCGCCCGATTTGAGTGCCCGTACTTCCATAGTTGAAATGATGCTGCGCGATAAACCTGCCGAAAGCATGGATTACGGTAAAATAGCCTCTAAAACTGATGGCTTTAGCGGTGCAGATTTGAAGCTATTAATTGATCTGGCTACCGAAGAGAAACTGCGTCAATCGATGCGGTCGGGTAAAATTGAAAAGATTACCCAAAGCGATGTGCTGAATGCGGTTAAAAAAGTACGCCCATCTACCAAAGAGTGGTTTAATACCGCGCGTAATTACGCTTTATATTCAAATACATCGGGCATGTACGATGATATTAAGGCATACCTGAATTTATAAGATGGACTACCAGTTATTTCAGCAAATTCAGAACCTTATTAACAGGGACAAGATAGACATGGCCCTGAAAATGATCTCGGCTGCGCTAACCGATTATCCTGATTCGGATGAGTTATACAGCCTGCAGGCATCAGCCTATTTAAAGGTAAAAGATTTTAAGCATGCCCAGCAGTCTATTAATACAGGTATCGGCCTTAACCCCGAGAACGATTTTCTGTTTTACCTGAGCGCCCACGTGGCGCTGGAGTATGATAACTATAAGCAAGCCGAAGAGCAAATTGACCAGGCTATCGGGCTAAATCCGTATTCGGCAACATTTTTTGGTACCAAATCGATGATCTTCATCAACCAAAAAAAGTATACCGAAGCCATTGAAGCCGCACTTAGCGGGCTTGACCTGGACCCCGACGACCCGATGTGTAACAACATGCTGTCGATGGCGCAAACGCGGGCAGGCTTGTCGGGAGAGGCATTTAACAGGCTGGAGAATATGCTGGCCGACGACCCCGAGAATGAGCTTACACAAGCCAACACCGGTTATTATTACCTGCGCCAGGGTGATGCGCGTAAGGCCAAAGAGCATTTTGCAGCTGCGCTGAATGCTGATCCTGAATATGATTTTGCACGCACCGGTATGCTGCAAGCTATTAAATCAACCAATTGGTTTTACCGTAAACTGTTGCAGTTTTCATACTGGTTAGACGAAATTAACAGCAAATATCGCTGGGGCTTTATTATAGGTTTGGTACTCATCGTTAAGGTTGTACCTATACTATCTATCCCATACCTCATCTTCGTTTTTTGGACGTGGTTTACCGGGCCGCTTAGCGATATGATCATTTATTTTGACAAGTACGGCCGCTACCTCATGAAGCCGCGCACCATCATGCTCACCCGCATTAATATTGCTGTTTTTACTTTAGGTTTATTATCGCTTGCGGCAGGATTGATGCTGCATGGCAGTTTTTTATTAATGGCATTTGCTTTTTTACTCACTACTATACCTGTATACATATCAGGCGGAATAACCAAGCCGCTCAATCGGTTAGCTTTAGGTGCTTTTGCTCTGGCCTATATTGCTTCTGGTTTATGGGGTGTTTACTTGGGGTATTTTATGAACAAGTCAGTTGAACTTGCGATAACCGCGCTCATTATTTCGGCCGTAATTTTTTCATGGACATTGGCATTTATTAAAAAATAAGCATTTAACATTTTACAAAAATCGCTCAAACAGGTAAAAATGTTAATAACCTGATTGTTAATAA contains the following coding sequences:
- a CDS encoding PAS domain-containing sensor histidine kinase gives rise to the protein MENAALLTAIIDNAIDGIITIDERGNIESINPSACKLFGYAPDEVVGKNVSSLMPPPDKQHHDEYINRYQQTGRAHIIGIGREVKGLRKDGTVFPFRLGVSEVQYSGRKIYTGFIHDLSREKEAEERLKEYATHLEDEVEERTLSLKESLKALQTAKEEVSQSLEKEKELSQLKSRFVSMASHEFRTPLSSIQLSASLIEKYAQQFDNPNITKHVGKIKNSVGNLTGILNDFLSLEKLEAGKVEPLYTTFDIVKFAEEITEEMQLIAKQNQMIIYEHSGTGNIVNLDQSLLKNCIINLIGNAIKYSGENSFIEFNTEVTETKLSIIIKDNGIGIPETDQKHLFEAFFRAHNTGNIPGTGLGLNIVTRYVGLMNGQIQFRSQVNEGTAFTLSFNL
- a CDS encoding arabinan endo-1,5-alpha-L-arabinosidase: MKNILLIVTLLFTSISIFAQTQLRTNISVHDPVMIKQDSVFYLFCTGMGIASWSSADMVHWKQEKPVFATPQQWAVEAVPGFKGHIWAPDISYHNGLYYLYYSVSAFGKNTSCIGVATNPTLNTESPAFKWTDHGKLIQSIPGKTNWNAIDPNLAEGKNETPYLTFGSFWGGLKIVKLNKDRLSVAKHSDKLRTVATRVKDDGSRFNAPAIDDNPRDAGGNAIEAPFIFKKDNYYYLFASIDYCCKGPKSTYKMIVARCKNVRGPYLDNNGQRMDRGGGTVVRKGNKDWYGVGHNGVCSADGNDYLVYHGYDAADKGKSKLIINKIDWQNGWPVISNDAKNLAAAN
- a CDS encoding GH39 family glycosyl hydrolase, whose product is MLKLTKAAKLFIGALLWATTSFAQTPARIEVNLAKTKAPMKPVWAWFGYDEPNYTYMKDGKKLLSEIAKLSPVPVYVRTHSLLVTGDGEAALKWGSTNAYTEDANGNPVYNWRLVDSIFDTYVKRGMKPFAQIGFMPQALSTHPEPYRHYWKPGDPYTDIITGWAYPPKDYKKWGNLAYEWVKHSIARYGKKEVESWYWEVWNEPNGHYWKGTQQEFFKLYDYAADGVKRALPTAKIGGINIAGTSSRGAQQWTNAFIKHCLTDTNYATSKIGSPLDLLAFHAKGNPKLVGNMVQMNASPQLRDIATGFKIAASYPQTKNIPLIIGESDPEGCAACGMATNPSNAYRNGTMYSSYTAATFARKYELEDQYAINFKGAVSWSFEFENQPWFYGFRDLATNGVDKPVLNVFRMFGKMGGNRVEATSNRMYPLKTVMDSSIRGPQTDIGVLASKNERSAGVMIWNYHDDDKQGPAEPVAVTINNIPAKTVTLTHYRIDDKHSNSYEVWKKMGSPQKPTAAQIAQLEKAGQLATMGAPKKLSVGTNNKIDVNIELPRQGVSLLKLDW
- a CDS encoding aldo/keto reductase, translating into MSEQDQLQLPPVILGTSGLGNLYIALPYEVKLDIVRQFVLHSAKPAVLDSAGKYGAGLALESIGQCLKDLNVNPDDIIISNKLGWLRTPLTTPEPTFEPGVWVDLEYDAVQNISYKGILECYNQGNELLGNYEAQFVSVHDPDEYLSAATNGEDKTKRYQDILDAYRALLELKAEGKVKSVGVGAKDWHSIKQITNDVKLDWVMIANSMTVHSHPEDLLVFMQELEQKGVLIINSAVFNGGFLTGGDYYNYHLIDKESTEGTALYNWRDRFYELCKKHSIEPAAACVQFGLAAPGVKSVALSTSSAKRVESNLQLSKTSVPAEFWDIMHGEGLITDEGLSLVK
- a CDS encoding fumarylacetoacetate hydrolase family protein, giving the protein MKLIRFGNEGQEKPGVLIYDKRYDVSGFIPDYNETFFETGGLEKLKAIVEEHGTNLPVVADDERLGSPVARPSKILCIGLNYADHAKETNAPIPPEPVIFMKSTTALTGPNDNVVIPKNSVKTDWEVELAFVIGKKASYVDEADAASYVAGYVLHNDVSEREFQLERNGTWDKGKGCDTFAPLGPFLATADEIADDNNLNLWLDVNGKRMQTGNTQTFIFKIPFLISYVSQFMTLLPGDVISTGTPAGVGLGFNPPVYLKPGDVIDLGIDGLGTQRQVVKAYGE
- a CDS encoding organic hydroperoxide resistance protein, whose translation is MEKVYTAVVTAKGGRDGHIKSSDGVIDLDLRKPKEMGGESGAYTNPEQLFAGAYGACYLGALGSVAKKDNIDVSEATAEVHVSFNKDDNAYALSAELHVHIPGMSLDETQQLADKAHRACPYSKAVRGNIEVKVLAV
- a CDS encoding putative DNA modification/repair radical SAM protein — its product is MNEERITEKLNILADAAKYDVSCASSGSKRKNENKGLGNASNGICHTYTEDGRCVSLLKILLTNHCIFDCAYCVSRSSNDIKRAAFTVQEVVDLTINFYRRNYIEGLFLSSGIFKDADFTMERLVRVAKKLRTEHKFNGYIHLKTIPGASDELMREAGLYADRLSVNLEMPTEEGLKLLAPEKNRKDMIQPMGFLKNEIILRKEEKALFKKAPTFAPAGQSTQVIIGATPETDAQVLQTANHFYKNFNMKRVYYSGYVPVMSDKRLPALHTSVPMVRENRLYQADWLMRFYGFKVNEIVDGQNPHLDLDIDPKLSWGLRNLHVFPIDINKADLQLILRVPGIGLQSAQKIVSARQYGKLNWDQLQKIGVALNRAKYFITCNSPKFEQRDLTGTAIKQYILSQSQSKYLKSSVTQLNLF